The Toxoplasma gondii ME49 chromosome XII, whole genome shotgun sequence genome includes a region encoding these proteins:
- a CDS encoding hypothetical protein (encoded by transcript TGME49_277770), giving the protein MPSKRIIEEEKKRLARSTHQASDAETTPRNRDKSRGKGKREREKEKRDGGKKEKRDGEKKEKRDGEKKEKRDGEKKEKRDGENKEKRDGDSSRRRSPRREAKEERKTHGKKVATLPSLSKPSAMLATDWSSLKCLSRVVGKRGEPLVWFKKSGSPWWPGLVCLPTDPCLNPPLEPRQSVVRPHRVLVLSLGINTYYWAQPSNIRDFRLAYDEFAPMAKKLNKASRMALQTALEECAWKDSPDWTSISTLITQPDRLSDDEDWLTEGEASSDDDVFVSAPAALPDAPAGQTPRRGRDGERRPGETDERDGRDERKRVIRKEETRQQKPETAEAKKTEEKSSAQAARKSLQERIAELRKRSRKQVSNSPKKEIGRESLKAKEPEKKRESSRSTSRSSQSTSRTSSQDKENDGNSRRSNSESSCQQSGPQASSRSSSRSSCHSSSRSSSPSSSRSSSRSSARSSSRSSSPSSSRSAARSSSHSSARSCSRSSARSSSRSSSPSSSRSSCSARSKKSGGSGEETPRKEDGVTRHSEELPTCDGGGESEGEGKGSERSSSEREEAESEAGSESSRRDSVTSEEKGDSDEKETASEASVGSTLRAAKSAGVEENASDGEKEEDMKSRSSSASRESSSSARESDSEEQQDDEGANSKASERGSSRSLSRFSGDNKDEEKRDSSSRSSSQAPGQEAERAETISSGGNSGASSRRSSVSEGEQAGSDFRGGSPEKAPEEDRKEDICVADSTEDAAVKKLSRSPSVEETPREAEGVRRGERKGKRQRGKDAEKKSDRRPKGKREEKKSHSEKKTRREKRSEHEEEGRESHRADSRRIREKGRDIEKNRGRKRSGEKKSENSRATHSSSATEAQKRQEKSTREDRRARRGRKRSRSADRERGEKSSRGEGKRDRGRSRRDERERKRRRTTEKDSRERRREKRDERHERRRRRSRSRSSSLESRSSSDESRYRRKHRRSRASRSRSPGYKRRLPSSRLSLPFYAPPRGRSRSARREGSPRTSRPWWESLCTSQLAQQERARKDERDNGRHAQKRCTPCNFIFARGGCKYGNSCNFCHHEDHRRHMDTLMNACLSRNSPSITRRDLRRRSDALSLGSSSSSSRGHFSSRSQSVSSVSSRSFASPRRSRSGRSRRGSDSRSLSRRRTDSRSPRGRGRSASRRASVRRQHEQRRCRPCRFVFSPGGCRKDDACDFCHDPSHDPDVRSPFAHRSNFPARRLSFEDRDQDSY; this is encoded by the exons ATGCCGTCGAAGCGAATCAttgaagaggagaaaaaacgcctGGCGAGGAGCACGCATCAGG CGTcggacgcagagacgacTCCTcgcaacagagacaagagtcGCGGAAaggggaaacgcgagagagagaaggaaaaacgcgatggcgggaagaaggagaaacgcgacggagagaagaaggagaaacgcgacggagagaagaaggagaaacgcgacggagagaagaaggagaaacgcgacggagagaacaaagagaaacgcgatgGAGACTCGTCGCGGAGACGCTCGCCTCGCCGCGAGGCCAAGGAAGAGCGCAAAACTCACGGAAAGAAGGTAGCAACGCTGCCCTCGCTCTCCAAGCCCTCGGCCATGCTGGCGACTGACTGGAGCTCCTTGAAGTGCCTCTCGCGCGTTGTGGGGAAGCGGGGAGAACCGCTCGTCTGGTTCAAGAAATCCGGATCTCCCTGGTGGCCTggcctcgtctgtctccccacAGATCCCTGCTTAAATCCGCCCCTCGAGCCTCGACAAAGCGTCGTTCGTCCCCACCGGGTCTTG gttctctctctcggcatCAACACATACTACTGGGCACAGCCTTCGAACATTCGCGACTTCCGCCTCGCTTACGACGAATTCGCCCCCAT GGCGAAGAAGCTGAACAAGGCGTCGCGCATGGCTCTGCAGACCGCGTTGGAGGAGTGTGCGTGGAAGGACAGTCCAGACTGGACGTCGATCTCGACTTTGATCACTCAGCCAGACAGGCTGTcggacgacgaagactgGCTAAcggaaggcgaagcgagcTCCGATGATGACGTTTTTGTCTCTGCACCCGCTGCTCTACCTGACGCTCCTGCCGGCCAAACGCCGAGGCGAGGACGCgatggagagaggcggcccggggagacagacgagagagacgggagagacgagcgaaAGAGGGTCatcaggaaagaagagacgcgccagCAGAAGCCGGAGACCGCAGAGGcaaaaaagacagaggagaagtcGAGTGCCCAGGCGGCTCGGAAGAGTCTTCAGGAACGGATTGCAGAGCtgaggaagcgaagcaggAAACAGGTATCGAACTCCCCGAAGAAGGAGATCGGAAGAGAAAGTCTGAAAGCAAAAGAacctgagaaaaaacgagagagttCGCGATCCACCTCCCGCTCCTCGCAGTCAACGAGCCGTACAAGTTCTCAAGATAAAGAAAACGATGGAAACAGCCGCAGAAGCAACAGCGAAAGCAGTTGTCAGCAATCTGGCCCCCAagcctcttctcgctcttcctctcgctcttcctgtcactcttcctctcgctcgtcttcgccatcttcttctcgctcttcctctcgctcttcggctcgttcttcttctcgctcgtcttccccatcttcttctcgctctgctgctcgttcttcctctcactcttctgctcgctcttgctctcgctcttccgctcgttcttcctctcgctcgtcttccccatcttcttctcgctcttcttgttctgcgcggagcaagaagagcggcggaagtggagaggaaactcCAAGGAAGGAGGACGGAGTAACTCGCCACAGCGAGGAACTCCCGACATGCGACGGTGGGGGAGAAAGTGAGGGGGAAGGCAAAGGATCGGAGCGTTCGTCTTCAGAGCGTGAGGAGGCGGAATCTGAGGCAGGAAGCGAATCCTCCAGGCGCGACTCGGTGACCTctgaggagaaaggcgattcagacgagaaggaaacggcgTCGGAGGCGAGCGTGGGTTCCACGCTGAGAGCTGCCAAGAGCGCAGGCGTGGAGGAGAACGCAAGtgatggagagaaagaagaagataTGAAGTCGCGCTCGTCTTCGGCCTCGCGGGAGTCGAGCTCgagtgcgagagagagcgacagcgaagaacaACAGGACGATGAAGGCGCGAACAGCAAAGCCAGCGAGCGAGggtcttctcgttctttgtcTCGGTTTTCTGGAGATAACAAGgatgaagagaaaagagactctTCATCGCGGTCTTCTTCGCAAGCCCCTGGGCAAGAGGcggagagggcagagaccATTTCCAGTGGGGGGAACTCGGGggcttcttcgcgtcgcAGTTCTGTgagcgagggagagcagGCAGGATCTGATTTTCGCGGCGGTTCTCCGGAGAAAGCtcctgaagaagacagaaaggaagatATCTGTGTGGCAGACAGCACAGAGGATGCGGCCGTGAAGAAGCTGAGTCGCTCTCCGTCAGTGGAAGAGACgccgcgagaggcagagggggttcggagaggagagaggaaaggcaagcggcaaagagggaaggacgcggaaaagaaaagcgacCGTAGGCcaaagggaaagagagaagagaagaaaagccactcagagaagaagacgaggagagagaagagaagcgagcacgaggaagaggggaggGAGAGCCACCGCGCGGACTCGCGGAGGATTCGGGAGAAAGGGCGCGATATAGAGAAGAATAGAGGACGGAAGAGgtcgggagagaagaagtcggaGAACTCGAGAGCCACGCACTCGTCGTCTGCGACAGAAGcccagaagagacaagagaagagcaCGCGCGAAGATCGCCGCGCgcgaagaggcaggaagagaagtcgaagtgccgaccgagagagaggagagaaaagcagtcGCGGCGAGGGGAAGCGAGACCGAGGAAGATcgcgcagagacgaaagagagcgCAAACGACGGCGAACGACTGAGAAAGACTCGAGAGAACgtcgacgcgagaagagagacgagagacacgagcggagaagaagaaggtcgcGCTCCAGAAGCAGCTCTCTTGAGTCAAGGTCATCGAGTGATGAGTCGCGCTACCGCAGAAAA CACCGACGctcgcgcgcgtctcgcAGCCGGTCGCCCGGCTACAAGCGtcgcctcccttcttctcgtctgtcgctgCCGTTCTACGCGCCGCCGCGAGGCCGATCGCGGTCTGCGCGCCGCGAAGGCTCACCGCGGACTTCGCGGCCGTGGTGGGAATCGCTGTGCACCAGCCAACTGGCTCAGCAGGAGCgcgcgaggaaggacgaaCGCGACAACGGCCGCCATGCGCAGAAGCGCTGCACCCCCTGCAACTTCATCTTTGCTCGCGGCGGCTGCAAGTACGGCAACAGCTGCAACTTTTGTCACCACGAGGACCACCGCCGCCACATGGATACGCTGATGAATGCATGCTTGTCGCGAAACAGTCCCTCGATCACTCGCCGCGACTTGCGccggagaagcgacgcgTTGTCGCTCggctcctcttcgtcctcgagTCGCGGACATTTCTCTTCGCGCTCCCAGTcggtctcctctgtctcctcgcggaGCTTCGCGAGCCCCAGGCGGTCGCGGTCTGGCCGCTCGCGCCGCGGCTCGGACTCCAGGAGCCTTTCGCGGCGGCGGACGGACTCCCGCTCTCCGCGCGGCAGAGGGCGCTCCGCCTCGCGGCGGGCGTCAGTGCGGCGACAACACGAGCAGCGCAGGTGCAGGCCGTGCAgatttgtcttttctccgggAGGATGCAGGAAAGACGACGCCTGCGACTTCTGCCACGACCCGTCTCACGATCCTGACGTTCGATCACCCTTCGCGCATCGGTCCAACTTCCCCGCGCGACGCCTCA
- a CDS encoding adenylosuccinate lyase, putative (encoded by transcript TGME49_277760), translating into MALYEPPGDEDGCRGASSPASATNSSSDHLSRLLEGPLEAAEAAAEAARLRPTADSEEDEVSNDAARRRFRNLSEEHIAILSSLNQNQLLKVVDQICERQHPLDAVLDNVAADVAATVRKVAEQQRQADADSSLDADQATAVAASNSLNKSNADPSSSSDYLHVARFVPLRLTFEERVFLRLLESTLEVSEYTDKIDILCGGSKARRMAREIRQVCAILSGLALAHNYEEGQRLVRDHDFVSNRAFFQTVFEIGRRYKILNPERMRSAYGKLIYLLMDAKKPEVLQLLQFDCVTPVNTVYSLLAGKKNGLQLLKDPLVRVATMEIMPEGKSRAQIQREIKEKQNAIKTLARKYAGRDVPKHSPGFFGLRLSFFQRSDSGGDEGLRAETGDERSDLLTPDEIEQCLYSLGDHNTYLRFNREPCDRMIGFLRQYFDPSEPEEGYSLAISSGTGGARLTHSHSRQFVYVLQSLTLWREVCSEMFVLWQMAEADMLHSGNCYRLRDTGQGLNRVQDCPRVSNAMYAILERVQRLTTSWVGSAVVHLGDHNVPNALMFIDKYTQVPRILGPLVLCLEKLPEVYESKQAMRNYFDNQFGGLHALRKQILCDFFRHAFDGSGGDNFFDAGSCIDGRLTSAWNWCSTIEKKRFFPAFLLTGFQGFDGKF; encoded by the exons atGGCACTCTACGAGCCGCcgggagacgaggacgggTGCCGCGGCGCCTCGTCCCCCGCCTCTGCGACCAATTCCAGTTCTGACCatctttcgcgtcttctggaAGGCCCTCTGGAAGCGGCTGAGGCGGCGGCAGAGGCTGCTCGGCTGCGCCCAACGGCGGACagtgaagaggacgaggtTTCAAACGACGCTGCGCGCCGTCGGTTCCGCAATCTCTCAGAGGAACACATTGCCATCTTGAGCAGCCTCAATCAGAACCAGCTCCTGAAAG TGGTTGACCAAATCTGTGAACGGCAACATCCCCTCGATGCCGTCCTCGACAACGTAGCCGCCGATGTGGCTGCCACTGTGCGCAAG GTCGCAGAGCAGCAGCGCCAAGCCGACGCAGACTCCTCGCTGGACGCGGACCAAGCGAcggctgtcgctgcttcAAACTCCTTGAATAAAAGCAACGCAGACCCGTCGTCATCGTCAGACTACTTGCACGTCGCCCGATTCGTTCCTCTTCGACTCACCTTCGAAG AGCGCGTATTTCTGCGACTCCTGGAGAGCACGCTGGAGGTGTCGGAGTACACTGACAAAATCGACATTCTCTGTGGCGGCAGCAAGGCGCGACGAATGGCGAGAGAAATTCGACAAGTCTGTGCCATTCTCTCCggcctcgctctcgcgcACAACTACG AAGAGGGACAGCGGCTCGTTCGGGACCATGACTTTGTGTCGAACAGGGCGTTCTTTCAGACGGTCTTCGAGATCGGGCGTCGCTACAAAATTCTGAATCCGGAGCGAATGCGGAGTGCGTATGGAAAGCTGATTTACCTCCTGATGGATGCCAAGAAACCTGAggtgctgcagctgctccagTTCGACTGCGTCACCCCTG TCAACACGGTCTACTCCCTGCTCGcgggaaagaagaacggcTTGCAGCTTCTCAAGGATCCTCTCGTTCGCGTCGCCACCATGG AAATCATGCCGGAGGGAAAGAGTCGCGCCCAGATTCAGAGAGAAAtcaaggagaagcagaacgcaATCAAGACGCTGGCGAGAAAGTATGCGGGACGAGATGTCCCCAAGCACTCTCCAGGATTCTTTGGACTCC gcctttctttctttcagaGATCCGACagtggaggagacgaggggcTTCGcgcagagacgggagacgagagaagcgacctTCTGACCCCCGACGAAATTGAGCAGTGTCTCTACTCTCTCGGGGACCACAATACGTATCTCCGATTCAACAGGGAACCTTGCGACCGCATGATTGG CTTCCTTCGACAATACTTCGACCCCTCGGAGCCTGAGGAAGGTTACTCGCTTGCCATCTCTTCGGGGACTGGCGGTGCCCGTTTGACGCATTCTCACAG TCGCCAGTTCGTCTACGTCCTTCAGTCGCTAACTCTGTGGCGCGAGGTCTGCAGCGAAATGTTTGTCCTCTGGCAAATGGCAGAAGCAGACATGCTCCACAGTGGCAACTGCTATCGCCTCAGAGACACCGGCCAGGGCCTCAACCG AGTGCAAGATTGCCCGCGCGTGAGCAACGCGATGTACGCCATTTTGGAGCGCGTCCAGCGCCTCACCACATCCTGGGTGGGCTCTGCGGTCGTTCATTTGGGAGATCACAATGTCCCGAATGCGCTGATGTTCATCGACAAGTACACTCAG GTTCCTCGGATTCTAGGACCGTTGGTGCTCTGCCTGGAGAAGTTGCCCGAAGTGTACGAGTCGAAGCAAGCGATGCGGAACTACTTTGACAACCAATTCGGCGGCCTCCACGCCCTGCG GAAGCAGATTCTGTGCGACTTCTTCAGGCACGCGTTCGACggaagtggaggagacaATTTCTTCGATGCAGGCAGCTGTATAGACGGTCGGTTAACGTCGGCCTGGAACTGGTGCTCGACgatcgagaagaaacgtttctttcctgctttcttGCTCACGGGGTTTCAGGGATTCGATGGAAAATTCTGA